A single region of the Ziziphus jujuba cultivar Dongzao chromosome 10, ASM3175591v1 genome encodes:
- the LOC107412531 gene encoding riboflavin biosynthesis protein PYRR, chloroplastic, giving the protein MAYCVGLGLGLVASTSPATVLCKSTSQHDSYASHAAYIRRAAELADMSAGFTSPHPNFGCLIATPSGRVAGEGFLYAQGTKPAEVLAVEAAGDSCLGSTAYLNMEPGDCHGDHAAVSALVQAGIRRVVVGIRHPLKHLRGNGIRELRSQGLQVDVLGEDLKSKTIEEARKCCLLVNAPLICRAVSRVPFSVLKYAMTLDGKIAASSGHAAWISSKKSRNRVFELRGRSDAIVVGGNTVRKDNPRLTARHGGGHMPMRIVMSQTLDLPEEANLWDMSEVSTIVVTQRGARRSFQKLLASKGVEVVEFDILNPRDVMEYFHDRGYLSVLWECGGTLAASAISSGVIHKVFAFVAPKIIGGRNAPSPVGELGMVEMSQALDLIDVSYEQIGPDMLISGFLQPVPDLTPVIPSVEETYAIDPTVTPYESRIIFFYKTWDLYGAFSNFSPHPIQMPDDNGDYATWLSVEHYYQAHKFFGVNDPVAQDCVENIKSAKSPEEAARIGRSMQRKHPDLVRSDWETVKIDVMYRALKCKFSIYPHLNSMLLSTTGSVLVEASPHDLFWGGGRDGEGLNYLGRLLMQLRSEFLGESSTTSENSFLAV; this is encoded by the exons ATGGCTTATTGTGTGGGTTTGGGTTTGGGATTGGTGGCGTCCACATCTCCTGCCACCGTTCTCTGCAAATCCACTTCACAACATGACTCCTATGCCTCACATGCCGCTTACATCCGCCGAGCCGCTGAGCTCGCTGACATGTCCGCCGGCTTCACTTCCCCCCACCCTAATTTCGGCTGCCTCATCGCCACGCCTTCCGGCAGAGTCGCCGGCGAGGGCTTCCTCTATGCCCAGGGCACTAAACCGGCTGAGGTGCTCGCTGTTGAAGCTGCCGGAGATAGCTGTCTCGGCTCCACTGCTTATCTCAATATGGAGCCCGGCGATTGCCACGGCGACCATGCCGCTGTCTCTGCTCTTGTCCAG GCAGGGATTAGGAGGGTGGTGGTGGGGATTAGGCATCCATTGAAGCATCTCAGAGGCAATGGCATTAGGGAATTGAGAAGTCAAGGATTGCAGGTCGATGTTCTTGGAGAGGACCTCAAAAGCAAAACCATTGAG gAAGCTCGAAAATGTTGCCTGCTTGTGAATGCTCCTTTGATCTGTAGAGCTGTTTCACGAGTTCCCTTCTCTGTTCTGAAGTATGCTATGACCCTTGATG GAAAAATTGCTGCTAGTAGTGGACATGCAGCGTGGATAAGTAGCAAAAAGTCTAGAAATCGAGTATTTGAATTGCGGGGTAGAAGTGATGCCATTGTTGTTGGAGGAAATACTGTACGGAAGGACA ATCCTAGGCTAACTGCGAGACATGGAGGTGGGCATATGCCAATGCGGATTGTAATGTCGCAGACTCTTGATCTGCCTGAGGAAGCAAATCTTTGGGACATGTCTGAGGTATCTACCATTGTTGTGACACAGAGGGGTGCTAGAAGGAGCTTCCAGAAACTTCTTGCATCGAAAGGAGTTGAAGTAGTCGAGTTTGACATCTTAAATCCTAGAGATGTTATGGAGTATTTTCATGATCGTGGATATCTATCAGTTTTGTGGGAGTGTGGGGGGACATTAGCTGCTTCTGCTATTTCCTCTGGAGTAATACACAAG GTTTTTGCATTTGTTGCTCCTAAAATTATAGGTGGCAGAAACGCACCATCTCCTGTAGGAGAACTTGGGATGGTTGAGATGTCTCAAGCCTTAGACTTAATTGATGTTTCCTACGAGCAG ATTGGACCTGACATGCTTATCAGTGGATTTCTTCAACCGGTACCTGATCTGACGCCTGTTATCCCATCAGTTGAAGAAACATATGCAATTGATCCAACTGTCACTCCATATGAATCAAGAATCATATTCTTCTACAAAACATGGGACCTTTATGGTGCTTTTTCAAACTTCTCTCCTCATCCAATTCAGATGCCTGATGACAATGGTGATTATGCCACTTGGTTGAGTGTTGAGCATTACTACCAG GCTCACAAATTTTTCGGGGTGAATGATCCTGTGGCTCAAGATTGTGTTGAAAACATAAAGTCCGCAAAAAGTCCAGAGGAGGCAGCACGAATAGGAAGGTCAATGCAGAGGAAGCACCCTGATCTG GTAAGATCCGATTGGGAAACTGTCAAGATTGATGTTATGTATAGAGCATTGAAATGCAAGTTCTCAATATACCCGCATTTGAATTCCATGTTGCTGTCAACCACCGGTTCTGTTCTTGTAGAAGCCTCACCGCATGATCTGTTCTGGGGTGGTGGCCGGGATGGAGAAGGCTTAAACTATTTAGGCCGGCTCTTGATGCAGTTGAGATCGGAGTTTCTTGGCGAGTCCTCTACGACAAGTGAAAACTCTTTCTTAGCTGTATGA
- the LOC107412532 gene encoding uncharacterized protein LOC107412532, with protein sequence MSSKERPTLGGTRIKTRKRNIAAPLDPAAFADAVVQIYLDNAGDLELVAKSIESSDLNFSRYGDTFFEVVFTGGRTQPGTTKPDEGERHPYSILDGEPKREVILPSVIYLQKILRRRAFLIKSLENVMRRFLQSLEFFEENERKKLAIFTALAFSQKLSGLPPETVFQPLLKDNLVAKGLVLSFITDFFKEYLVDNSLDDLISILKRGKVEDNLLEFFPSAKRSAESFSEHFSKEGLLALVEYNEKKIFEVKLKEMKSALTSQLTEEADIADVIETVKQRVKDAKLPDIEVVRILWDVIMDAVQWSGKNQQQNANSALRQVKTWAKLLNAFCTSGKLELELIYKVQMQCYEDAKLMKLFPEIVRSLYDQDVLAEDTILHWFRKGTNPKGRQTFVKALEPFVNWLEEAEEEE encoded by the exons ATGAG CTCGAAGGAGAGACCCACTCTCGG TGGTACGCGGATTAAGACCCGCAAACGGAATATTGCGGCGCCGCTGGACCCTGCAGCTTTTGCGGATGCAGTGGTCCAGATTTATCTGGATAATGCTGGTGATCTG GAACTTGTTGCCAAGAGCATTGAATCTTCAGACCTTAACTTCTCAAGATACGGTGACACCTTTTTTGAG GTTGTTTTCACAGGTGGGCGTACACAACCTGGAACAACAAAACCTGATGAGGGGGAGCGCCACCCTTACTCTATACTAGACGGTGAGCCTAAACGTGAAGTGATTTTACCATCTGTAATCTACTTACAGAAAATTTTGAGGCGGAGAGCTTTCCTCATAAAGAGTCTTGAAAATGTCATGCGAAGATTCCTTCAGTCATTGgagttttttgaagaaaatgaaaggaaGAAACTTGCAATTTTCACAGCACTTGCATTCTCTCAGAAGCTGTCAGGTCTTCCTCCAGAGACTGTCTTCCAGCCATTgctcaaggacaatcttgttgCCAAAGGGCtagttttatcatttataacgGACTTCTTCAAGGAGTATCTGGTTGATAACAGCCTTGATGATTTGATTTCAATTCTGAAGCGGGGTAAAGTGGAGGACAATCTTCTGGAGTTCTTCCCATCTGCAAAGAGATCTGCTGAATCTTTCTCTGAGCATTTCAG TAAGGAAGGATTGCTAGCATTGGTTGAATACaatgagaagaaaatatttgAGGTGAAACTTAAGGAAATGAAGTCTGCCCTGACAAGTCAGTTAACTGAGGAAGCTGATATAGCTGATGTCATAGAAACTGTGAAGCAGCGTGTTAAAGATGCAAAATTACCTGACATTGAGGTTGTGCGTATTCTGTGGGATGTCATAATGGATGCTGTTCAGTGGTCTGGAAAGAACCAGCAACAGAATGCTAATTCTGCTCTTCGCCAG GTGAAAACATGGGCAAAACTATTGAACGCTTTCTGCACCAGTGGGAAGCTTGAGCTGGAACTGATCTACAAAGTCCAGATGCAGTGCTATGAGGATGCTAAGCTGATGAAGCTGTTCCCTGAGATTGTGAGATCCCTCTATGATCAAGATGTGCTTGCTGAAGACACCATTCTTCATTGGTTCCGCAAAGGAACAAACCCTAAGGGCAG GCAGACCTTTGTGAAGGCGTTGGAGCCATTTGTGAACTGGCTGGAAGAGGCTGAGGAAGAGGAATAG